One segment of Radiobacillus kanasensis DNA contains the following:
- a CDS encoding distal tail protein Dit codes for MTSITFNGITKPYLVKLKGDGRPFFTPSTWEVLTIPNRPGGYPTRKNTSFLRFPVPVGITGITDENIQSRKKELAEWLITDEVKPLVFGDEPNLTYFAMFENTVDDFERIADIGEGVLTVFCPDPYKHGPELTDTFVNDALTINNPGTAKSKPIFEATVLQDITFAQIANSKGDYMMVGKATSVDKSPVAPYQSVLSEDCSSTVGWGVGSNLDTGDIVGSMAVNNGRFVVTDYGSGTGWHGPALKQSLPSPIQDFNIQVWIEFKPQNAYEMGRIELHGMDIDNNIICLLSLFDTFPNIKDAVGRMRIGNVSTGRNVFSERLPEWKSFYGRLALQRKGTVISASIYLYDAETGIYEHGYDETIYDYNSEYQAPLSQVQVHIGAYGAYAPVSVMNIDQIRVLEFNDLTENQIPIIARAGDKLLFDHQNDIVYLNGMDIKKEKSDFIASYFPIYPGSNQLFTFPEGTLDTTVKWRPAYK; via the coding sequence ATGACCTCTATTACTTTTAACGGGATTACAAAACCCTATTTGGTGAAACTAAAAGGAGATGGCAGACCGTTCTTCACTCCGAGTACATGGGAAGTCTTGACCATCCCTAATCGTCCTGGTGGATACCCTACAAGAAAGAATACGAGTTTTTTAAGGTTCCCGGTTCCAGTTGGAATAACAGGTATAACAGATGAAAATATTCAATCTAGAAAGAAAGAGTTAGCTGAGTGGTTAATCACGGATGAAGTAAAACCTCTTGTGTTTGGAGACGAACCTAACCTTACCTACTTTGCTATGTTTGAAAACACGGTCGATGATTTTGAACGAATAGCAGATATAGGAGAAGGGGTATTAACAGTTTTTTGTCCAGATCCTTATAAGCACGGACCAGAATTAACAGATACATTTGTTAATGATGCGCTCACTATAAATAACCCAGGTACCGCTAAATCAAAACCCATATTCGAAGCAACTGTTTTACAGGACATCACTTTTGCTCAAATCGCTAACTCTAAAGGTGATTACATGATGGTAGGAAAAGCCACGTCTGTTGACAAATCTCCTGTTGCTCCATATCAGTCTGTGCTTTCAGAAGATTGTTCCTCAACCGTTGGTTGGGGAGTGGGTTCCAATTTAGATACAGGGGATATCGTAGGTTCAATGGCAGTCAATAATGGAAGGTTCGTAGTAACAGATTATGGGTCCGGGACAGGGTGGCACGGTCCTGCATTAAAACAAAGCCTACCTAGTCCCATTCAAGATTTTAATATTCAAGTTTGGATTGAGTTTAAGCCACAGAATGCCTATGAAATGGGACGGATAGAGCTGCACGGTATGGATATTGATAATAATATCATCTGCCTGCTATCTTTGTTTGATACCTTTCCTAATATCAAAGACGCGGTTGGTCGAATGAGAATCGGTAACGTGAGTACAGGTCGGAATGTTTTTTCTGAAAGGCTTCCTGAGTGGAAGTCCTTTTATGGTAGGTTAGCCCTGCAACGGAAAGGTACGGTCATATCTGCTTCCATCTATCTTTATGATGCGGAAACGGGTATCTACGAACACGGTTATGATGAAACAATCTACGACTACAATTCTGAATATCAAGCGCCCTTATCTCAAGTGCAAGTCCATATTGGAGCGTATGGAGCCTATGCTCCTGTTTCCGTGATGAACATTGATCAGATTAGAGTGTTAGAGTTTAATGATTTAACAGAAAACCAGATTCCTATTATAGCTAGAGCTGGAGACAAACTTTTGTTCGATCATCAAAACGATATCGTGTATCTAAATGGTATGGATATTAAGAAGGAGAAGAGTGACTTTATCGCTTCTTATTTTCCTATTTATCCTGGTAGCAATCAATTGTTTACTTTTCCGGAAGGTACATTGGACACTACCGTGAAATGGAGGCCAGCGTATAAATGA